GACCAGCCGGTGCGTGGGCCGCGCCAACAGGCTCTGCGCGCCCATCCGGATGGTGCCGCGGACCTCCCCGGCGGGCGGGGTGAGGCCGACGATCGCACGCAACGTGGTGGTCTTGCCGACGCCGTTGCGGCCGAGCAGGACGGTCACGCCGGTCGGGGCGACCGTGAAGGACACCCCCTGGAGGATGTGCAACCCGGAGATCCGGACCGACAAATCCTCCACACTGAGGATCGGTTCCATCAGAGCGACTCCCCCAGGTAGGCCTCTTGCACGGTGGGGTTGCCCATCACCGTCTCCGGGGTGTCGCAGGCCAGCAGTGCGCCGTGGTGCATGACGGCGATCCGGTCGGCCAGTTCGAGGATGACGTCCATGTGGTGCTCCACCATCAGCACCGCCCGGCCGCTGTCACCGGTCAACGACTTGATGACGGCCACCAACTCGGGCACGTCCTCCGCGCTGACCCCGGCCATCGGCTCGTCCAGCAGCATCACCCGCGGTTCACCGGCGAGCAGCAGGGCGATCTCCAACTTGCGTTTCTCGCCGTGGGCCAGGGTGCCGGCCAGTGCCGTACCCCGATGGGCGAGACCGACCCGGTCGAGCGCCGTGTCGGCGGCGACGGCGACCTCCCGGTCGGCCGCCGCCCGCCGCCACAGTGCCATCGAGCCCCCGCGGTGCGCCTGCACGGCGAGCCGGACGTTCTCCCGCACGCTGAGCGAGCCGAAGACCGAGGACGCCTGGAAGGTACGGCCCAACCCGAGGCGGGCCCGCCGGTGCGGCGGAAGCGCCCCGATGTCCTGCCCGTCCAGGATGATCCGACCCTCCGTGGCGCGGCGCAGGCCAGTGATCAGGTTGAACAGTGAGGTCTTGCCGGCGCCGTTCGGCCCGATCACGCCCAGGAACTCCCCGGGCGCGAGGTCGAGGTAGACGCTGTCGACGATGGCGACCTCACCGATCCGCCAGGTCAGACCGCGGGTGGCGAGCATGGGTCAGCCCTTCATCGCCACGGCCGGTGGCGCGGTCTCGTCACCGGTGAGGCTCTTCTGCGCGGTCGCCGTGAACGCGGTGCCGCTGCCGGTCAGCTTGGCCTGGAACATCGGCTGAAGCAGTGCGTGGTCGGCGGCCCGGATGGTCATCTTGCCCTTGACCCCATCGAAGCTCCAGTCCTCCAGAGCGGTGACCATCTTGTCGACGTCGTCCCCGCCCTCCTGCACCGCGCGGACCACCATCTGGGCGGCGGCGAAACCGTCCGGGTGGAACAGGTCGATGGTGCTGACCTTGGCCTTCAGTGCCTTGCTGGCCTCGGTGTCGCTGGCACCGTCGAAGTAGTGCGACAGGAAGGAGATCTTCGTGCCGGCGGCACCGAAGGTCGGCCAGGAGGAACGGATGTCCAGGCCGGTGACGACCGTGGTGGACGAGAGCACGCCCTGCTGGTCGAGGCTCTGCCACATGGCCGGGGCGGTGGTGCCGGCCCACGCCACGAAGAGCAGGTCCGGCTTGGCAACCTTGATCTGGCTGGCGAACGGGGTGAACTCGGTGGCGCTGGCCGGCGCCCGGACACTGCTCACGGTTGCGCCCGCGCCGCCGATGACGGTCTTGACGGCCGCCTCGTTGGCGTCGCCGAACGCGCCGTCCTGGGCGAAGACCACGACCTTCTTACCGGCCGGGTCGCCGATGAAAGACTTGGCGGTGACCACGTCCTGGTAGGACTGCCGGCCGGAACGGAACGTGTACTTGTTCGCCCCGGTCACCGCGTCGGTGGCGGCCGGGCCGGAGATGAACAGCACCTTGTTCTGCGCCGCGATCGGCGCGACCTGCAGCGCCACCCCCGAGGCCGTGGAGCCGGCAATGATCTTCGCGCCCTTGCCGATCAGGTCCTTCGCGGCGGATACCGCCTTGGCCGGATCGCCCGCGTCGTCGACCTCGGTCAACTCGATCTTGCGGTCACCGACCTTGCCGGTGCCCATGGTGGCAAAGTCGAGCCCCGCCTTGAACCCCTCGATGTACTGCTTTCCGTAGCTGGCCAGGGCTCCCGACTGGGAATACACCAGGCCGACCTTGACCGGCGCGGCACTGTCGCCGCCGCCGGTGGCGGTGTCCTGCGGGCTGCCACAGGCCGTGGCGGCCAGCGCCGCCGCCATCATCGTGGCGGCGGAGAGGAACACCCGCCGCGTCGTCCGGACCGTCATTGCGACTCCACATGAGGACTCGGAGGGAGAGAACTTCTTCGTGTCGGCTCACGCTAGAAGTGACGTCACCCACGAGCTATGTGGCGGAAGCACACAAGTAACAGGAATGAGGTGGCCCGGGGTTACAACGGGCCGCACGACCACTCGGAGACCTGCCCTCCCGGTGGCCCGAACCCCCACGGACCACGCGAGGTCTGTGTCGGGCCGCGCCATCCCGCCGCGCTTGATCGACACCCCGCCGGCCACCCCGTCGCCGCCCCGCCCCGCTTGATCGACACCATGTCGGCGGTATCGCTGCATCAATCGGGCTGGACACCGCTACATCGGCGTTATGGCGCGGTGGCGGCGAGGCCGGCGCGGGCGGCGACGGCGGTGTCGGGCTGGTCGGTGAAGACGCCGTCGAGGCCCAGGCCGAGGAAGAGTTCGTACTCGGCGGTGATGTCGCCACGCGCGTTGGGGTCGGTGCCGATTCGGAAGTTCATCGGGAGGAACTGGTTCTCCGCGCGGAACGTCCAGGAGTGCACGAGTAGCCGCTCCCGGTGCGCGTCGCGCACCACGTTCGTCGGGGCGAGCAGTGCACCGGCGGC
The nucleotide sequence above comes from Micromonospora luteifusca. Encoded proteins:
- a CDS encoding substrate-binding domain-containing protein → MTVRTTRRVFLSAATMMAAALAATACGSPQDTATGGGDSAAPVKVGLVYSQSGALASYGKQYIEGFKAGLDFATMGTGKVGDRKIELTEVDDAGDPAKAVSAAKDLIGKGAKIIAGSTASGVALQVAPIAAQNKVLFISGPAATDAVTGANKYTFRSGRQSYQDVVTAKSFIGDPAGKKVVVFAQDGAFGDANEAAVKTVIGGAGATVSSVRAPASATEFTPFASQIKVAKPDLLFVAWAGTTAPAMWQSLDQQGVLSSTTVVTGLDIRSSWPTFGAAGTKISFLSHYFDGASDTEASKALKAKVSTIDLFHPDGFAAAQMVVRAVQEGGDDVDKMVTALEDWSFDGVKGKMTIRAADHALLQPMFQAKLTGSGTAFTATAQKSLTGDETAPPAVAMKG
- a CDS encoding ABC transporter ATP-binding protein — its product is MLATRGLTWRIGEVAIVDSVYLDLAPGEFLGVIGPNGAGKTSLFNLITGLRRATEGRIILDGQDIGALPPHRRARLGLGRTFQASSVFGSLSVRENVRLAVQAHRGGSMALWRRAAADREVAVAADTALDRVGLAHRGTALAGTLAHGEKRKLEIALLLAGEPRVMLLDEPMAGVSAEDVPELVAVIKSLTGDSGRAVLMVEHHMDVILELADRIAVMHHGALLACDTPETVMGNPTVQEAYLGESL